From Magnetospirillum sp. WYHS-4, a single genomic window includes:
- a CDS encoding MoxR family ATPase: MSAFDDIKALRDHVNRCILGQDALVIRLLVALLADGHLLVEGVPGLAKTSAVKALAGGLEGDFHRIQFTPDLLPADLIGTEVFLPGQGTFRFQEGPLFHNFVLADEINRAPAKVQSALLEAMAERQVTVGRTTYRLPRLYLVMATQNPIEQEGTYALPEAQRDRFLLQARVDYPSPEAERDILRLVRQHMKEGMTVADIKGPVVSQAAVFEGRRQVLDLHMAPELEGYIVRLVTASRDPAPYDSDLRHWILYGASPRATIALDLAARAHAWLDGRDYVSPDDIRILAGDVLRHRILLTYEAEADGVTTDQVADRLLATVAVP; encoded by the coding sequence ATGTCCGCGTTCGATGACATCAAGGCGCTGCGGGACCACGTGAACCGCTGCATTCTGGGCCAGGATGCCTTGGTCATCCGGTTGCTGGTGGCGTTGCTGGCCGATGGGCACCTGCTGGTCGAAGGGGTGCCTGGCCTCGCCAAGACCAGCGCCGTCAAGGCATTGGCCGGTGGTTTGGAAGGCGACTTCCATCGCATCCAGTTCACCCCCGACCTGCTGCCCGCCGACCTGATCGGCACCGAGGTCTTTCTGCCGGGCCAGGGGACCTTCCGTTTCCAGGAAGGTCCGCTTTTCCATAACTTCGTGCTGGCCGACGAAATCAACCGCGCCCCCGCCAAGGTGCAGTCGGCGCTGCTGGAGGCCATGGCCGAGCGCCAAGTCACGGTCGGGCGCACCACCTACCGGCTGCCGCGCCTCTATCTGGTGATGGCGACCCAGAATCCCATCGAGCAGGAAGGCACCTACGCCTTGCCCGAAGCTCAGCGCGACCGCTTTCTGTTGCAGGCACGGGTCGATTATCCCTCGCCGGAGGCCGAGCGCGATATCCTGCGTCTGGTGCGCCAGCATATGAAGGAAGGGATGACGGTAGCCGACATCAAAGGACCGGTGGTTTCGCAGGCCGCGGTATTCGAGGGCCGGCGTCAGGTTCTCGACCTCCACATGGCGCCCGAACTGGAAGGCTACATCGTCCGTTTGGTCACCGCGTCACGCGACCCGGCGCCCTACGATTCCGACCTGCGGCACTGGATTCTCTACGGCGCCAGCCCGCGCGCCACCATCGCCCTCGATCTGGCGGCGCGCGCCCATGCTTGGCTGGACGGGCGCGACTACGTTTCGCCGGACGACATCCGTATCCTGGCCGGCGACGTGCTGCGCCATCGCATTCTGCTGACCTACGAGGCGGAGGCCGACGGCGTGACCACCGATCAGGTGGCGGACCGCCTGCTCGCCACGGTGGCCGTGCCGTAG
- a CDS encoding DUF58 domain-containing protein, translated as MAGQGVDIDLAEMMLLRTEAERLALGGPNLVNGLFPGLYRSLFRGRGLDFEDVRAYQRGDDYRTLDWRVSARTGRLHTKVFREEREHTLFCLLDGGPAMRFGSRRAFKWVAAARAAAVVAWLAADNGDRIGGLVFGDGR; from the coding sequence ATGGCCGGGCAGGGGGTCGACATCGACCTGGCCGAGATGATGCTGCTGCGGACCGAGGCGGAGCGCTTGGCGCTCGGCGGGCCGAATCTCGTCAATGGACTGTTTCCTGGACTCTACCGTTCCCTGTTCCGCGGTCGTGGCCTGGACTTCGAGGACGTGCGCGCCTACCAGCGGGGAGACGACTACCGAACTCTCGACTGGCGTGTTAGCGCCCGGACCGGTCGCCTGCATACCAAGGTTTTCCGGGAGGAGCGTGAACATACGCTGTTCTGCCTGCTGGACGGGGGCCCGGCCATGCGTTTCGGCAGCCGCCGGGCCTTCAAGTGGGTGGCGGCCGCGCGCGCCGCCGCCGTCGTCGCTTGGCTGGCCGCGGACAACGGCGATCGTATCGGCGGCTTGGTGTTCGGCGACGGCCGGG